From the genome of Hyphobacterium sp. CCMP332:
AATCAAGCCATGCCGATAATGACGCAAGCGGGTTGCCGCCTGATAGGCCCTATGCTAAGCGGGCGCGCAACTGGAGAAGCGCGCGTCTCAAGGGCGAAAGCGTGCTTCAGATTTCGCAATGTTCTCAAGTATTTGGCGGTTGATCAAATCGACGCGCAAATACAATCAGCAAAGGCAGGCGACAGAACGGTCAGATGAGTGGTGATCACGTAACAATCACCGGCGCAGCCGGACGGTATGCCAGCGCCCTGTTCGAGCTGGCTTCGGACGCCAAATTGGCGGACAAGGTCGAAGCCGACATGGCTGCTCTGGGCGAGTTGCTGGCAGGCAGCGAGGAGCTGTCGGCCGCGCTGAAAAGCCCGATGGTCGATGGCGATGCCAAATCCGGAATCATCACGGCGATTGCCGAAAAGGCCGGTTTTCAGGATATGACCCGGAACGCGCTGAAAGTGGCGGCTGAAAACGGCCGCGCCGGCGAGTTCGGGCTGATTGCAGCGGCCTATGCCAAAATGGCGGCTGCGGCGCGCGGTGTGGTATCTGCGGATGTCACCAGTGCTGCCAAGCTGACGGCCAAGGAAATTGACGCTTTGACAGCGTCCTTGAAACGCGCCCTCGGGCGTGAAGTTGACGTCCGGACTCACGAAAATCCGGACATTCTCGGCGGGCTGATCGTTCAGGTCGGTTCGCGCATGTATGATTCCTCCCTTCGGACCAAGCTCGACGGGCTCCGGACAGCGATGAAAGAGGCTTAGAAGCGCCATGGACATCCGTGCTGCGGAAATTTCCGCAATTCTCAAAGATCAGATCAAGAATTATGGCGCCGACTCGAAAGTCTCGGACGTTGGCCAGATCCTGTCCGTAGGTGACGGGATTGCCCGCGTCTACGGCCTCGACGAGGTTCGCGCCGGTGAGCTCGTGGAATTCCCGGGCGGGGTGAAGGGCATGGCTCTGAACCTGGAGCGCGACAATGTCGGTTGCGTGATTTTCGGCGAAGACCGCGGCCTGAAAGAAGGCGATACGGTCAAGCGTCTCGGCTCCATCGTGGACACCGGTGTTGGCAAGGGTTTCCTTGGCCGCGTCGTGAACGCGCTGGGCGAGCCGATTGACGGCAAGGGCCCGATTGATGCGACCGAGCGCCGCCGCGTGGACGTGAAGGCCCCGGGCATCATCCCGCGGAAGTCCGTGCACGAGCCCATGGCGACCGGCATCAAGTCCGTCGATGCCATGATCCCGATTGGCCGGGGTCAGCGCGAGCTGATCATTGGCGACCGTCAGACCGGCAAGACCGCCATCGCGATCGACGCCATTCTGAACCAGAAGCAGGTCAATGAAAGCGATGACGAGAGCAAGAAGCTCTATTGCGTCTATGTCGCTGTCGGCCAGAAGCGCTCCACCGTTGCCCAGATCGTGAAAACGCTCGAGGAAAACGGCGCCATGGAATACACCACCGTGGTCGCGGCCACCGCGTCTGATCCGGCTCCGATGCAGTTCCTCGCACCGTTTACCGCGTGTACGATCGGCGAATATTTCCGCGATAACGGCATGCACGCCCTCATCGTCTATGATGATCTCTCGAAGCAGGCCGTGGCCTATCGTCAGATGTCGCTCCTTCTGCGCCGCCCGCCGGGCCGCGAAGCCTATCCGGGTGACGTTTTCTATCTGCACTCCCGCCTGCTGGAACGTGCGGCCAAGATGAATGACGAACTGGGTTCCGGTTCGCTGACCGCCCTGCCGATCATCGAAACCCAGGCCAATGACGTGTCGGCCTATATTCCGACCAATGTGATCTCGATCACCGATGGCCAGATCTTCCTCGAAACCGATCTCTTCTTCCAGGGTATTCGCCCGGCCGTCAACGTCGGTCTGTCCGTGTCCCGCGTGGGCTCTGCGGCTCAGACGAAGGCGATGAAGCAGGTTGCCGGCAAGATGAAGGGTGAACTCGCCCAGTACCGTGAAATGGCGGCCTTTGCCCAGTTCGGTTCCGATCTCGACGCTGCCACGCAGCGTCTGCTCAACCGGGGCCAGCGCCTGACCGAACTTCTGAAGCAGCCGCAATTCTCGCCGCTGTCGATGGAAGAACAGGTCTGCGTGATCTTTGCGGGTACACGCGGCTATCTCGACAAGATTCCGGTCGGCAATGTGCGCCAGTATGAAGCCGAGCTTCTGCGCCACCTGCATGCCGATCATGCTGAACTTCTGGCGAGCATCCGCGACGAACAGAAGCTGAGCGATGACAGTGAAAGCAAACTGACCTCCGTGGTCGAGGCCTTCACGAAGAACTTCGCTTAGGGTCAGGGTTTAGGAGAGCCGCATGGCTTCGCTTAAAGAGCTTCGCAATCGCATCTCCAGCGTGAAATCCACGCAGAAGATCACCAAGGCGATGCAGATGGTGGCCGCGGCCAAATTGCGCCGGGCACAGGACGCAGCCGAAGCGGCCGGGCCTTATGCCGAGCGCATGGCGTCCGTCATGGCGAATCTGTCGGCCTCGATGAAGGATTCTCCGGGTGCCCCTCCGCTTCTGGTGGGGACGGGCAAGTCCGATTCGGTTCTACTGCTGGTGCTGACAGCCGACCGTGGCCTGTGTGGTGGTTTCAACACCAACATCGCCCGCAAGGCTCGCGAGCGCATTACCGCGCTGCAGGCGGCCGGCAAGACAGTCAGGATCATCACCGTCGGCAAGAAGGGCGCAGACCAGCTCAAGCGCCTCTACAGCGACCTGATCGTGAAGCAATACGATCTCTCGGGTGGCAAGACTGCCGGGCGCGATGCCGCATCGAAATTCGGCCTGATCGTCCGCGACATGTTCGCCGCCGGTGAGTTCGATATCTGCGAGCTCATCTCGTCGGAATTTGTCTCCGTGATTTCGCAGAAGCCGCGGGCCCAGACGCTGATCCCGGCCGTTGATGCGATTGATGAAAGCGTCAATCGCCCCGATCTCGGCGGCGCTGTCTATGAATACGAGCCCGACGAGGAGGAAATCCTCAACGTGCTCCTGCCGCGTTATGTCGATACGATTATCCTGTCCGCCCTGCTGGAAAACGCCGCAGGCGAGATGGGCGCCCGCATGGCCGCAATGGACAATGCCACGCGCAATGCCGGCGAACTGATCGACAAACTGAACCTCGTTTATAACCGCACACGCCAGGCCAAGATCACGACGGAGCTGACCGAAATCATCTCCGGCGCCGAGGCCTTGTAAGAAATACGTCCGCAAAAGGAATTATGCAGATGGCACAGCTCAAGGGACGCGTCGTACAGATTACCGGCGCCGTTGTTGACGTCGAATTTGAAGGCGGCCTGCCGGATATTCTCAACGCTGTTGAAACCAGGAATGGCGAACAGAAACTGGTTCTGGAAGTCGCCCAGCATCTGGGTGAAAACACCGTCCGGACCATCGCCATGGACGCCACGGAAGGCCTGCAACGCGGTGCCGAAGTGAGCGATACCGGCTCGCCGATCACCGTTCCGGTGGGTCCGGGCGTGCTGGGCCGTATCCTGAACGTGACCGGTGACCCGATCGATGAGGCTGGCGAGGTTTCTTTTGAACAACGCGCCCCGATCCACCGTTCCGCTCCGGCCTTTGACGAACAGGCCACGGAAGCTGAAATCCTGCCGACCGGTATCAAGGTCATCGACCTGCTCTGCCCCTACGCAAAGGGCGGCAAGATCGGCCTCTTCGGCGGTGCCGGCGTGGGCAAGACGGTGCTCATTCAGGAACTGATCAACAACATCGCCAAGCTGTTCGGCGGTTACTCGGTCTTCGCCGGCGTGGGTGAACGCACCCGCGAAGGAAACGACCTGTACTGGGAAATGATCGAATCCGGCGTGAACAAGGACCCGTCCAAGGGTTCTGTCGAAGGCTCGCGCTGCGCCCTCGTTTTCGGTCAGATGAACGAGCCTCCGGGTGCCCGCGCACGGGTCGCTCTGGCCGGTCTCGCCCAGGCTGAATATTTCCGCGATGAAGAAGGCAAGGACGTGCTCTTCTTCGTCGACAACATCTTCCGCTTCACACAGGCCGGTTCCGAAGTGTCCGCCCTGCTCGGCCGTATTCCGTCGGCTGTGGGTTATCAGCCGACCCTGGCCACCGACATGGGTGCGCTGCAGGAACGCATTACTTCTACCAAGAAGGGCTCGATCACATCCGTGCAGGCCGTCTACGTGCCCGCAGATGACCTGACCGACCCGGCCCCGGCCACCACCTTCGCCCACCTCGATGCGACGACCACGCTGAACCGCTCGATCGCGGAAAAGGGTATCTACCCGGCTGTGGATCCGCTCGATTCGTCCTCGCGTATCCTCGATCCGCGGATTGTCGGTGAAGAACACTATGAAACGGCCCGCGCCGTGCAGGAAATCCTGCAGCGCTACAAGGCCCTTCAGGACATTATCGCCATTCTCGGCATGGATGAATTGTCCGAAGAGGACAAGCTGACCGTGGCCCGTGCCCGGAAAGTGGAACGCTTCTTCTCGCAGCCGTTCGACGTGGCCCAGATCTTCACCGGCTTCCCGGGTGTTCAGGTGCCGGTCGCCGATACGGTCAAGGGCTTCAAGGCGATTGTCGCCGGTGAATATGATCACCTGCCGGAACCGGCCTTCTACATGGTCGGCACGATCGAAGACGCCGTGAAGAAAGCAGAACAACTGGCCGCTGAAGCCGCCTAGCTTCGCTTTCATATGAATTTGAAAAGGCCGGTCATCACGACCGGCCTTTTCTTTCGGGCGCTGACCCGCCAAACTCGCCGCCAGACCGGGGAGTCCTTTATGAAATTCATCGTCGCTGCCATCAGCCTGCTATTCGTCGCGGCCTCGCCGCCGCCACCACCCCCGCCGGCACCGGATGTCGCTCTCGGTGAGTTTGACGGTTATGACGGCCCGGCGCTTTGGCGGGCCTGGCGGCGGGCGGCCTATGATGCCGCAGCCGATGGCGCGCTGGAGCGCTTTGAAGCCCACAATATCGATCAGCCAGGCGCGGCAATCGAAACCGAAGGTCCGCGCGGCCAGCGCGGTTCGCCTTTCTACTGGACGGAAGTCTTCCGTTTTGCTTTCAACGAAGTCTGCGGGAACGCTAATTGCCAATGGCGCTATCATCAGGTCAGCATTGAAGGCGAAACAACAGATTTTGATGTCATAGCCGAACGTCTGTTTGATGGTGCCGCTGCCGCTGCCTATCTCCGCTCGAACGGGCTGGAGCCCGGTCAGGATATAGGCGGGGAACACCGCGCCTTCGGACGGCAAGCCGAACTGGATGAAGCGGTGGCCGATCGCATTGATCTGGTGACCCATCTGGAAAGCGATTGCGCCGCTGTCGCGCAATGGCAGCAACGTTATGACGGTCAAATGCCTCCGCCGGTCGTGACATCGGAGGGCGAAATACCGCCTCAGCCTCTTCCGCCCCTGCCGTTCAATGTCGCCATGCAGCTCGATATGCCCGGTTGGGCCGTGGGCTCCGATGCGCCCTGGGTGCGCCGCGAGGATAGCCGCGATCGCGCTCTATTGGATTTGCTGGGCGCTTTGCCGCCGAACTGCTGAGCTCAGCGCCGGCAGCGAGTGAAAACAATGCTCCACAAATCGCGCCGGGCCTGTTAAAGAGCGCCGCGAACGCACGAAGGATTCTCCGTCATGGCTGACAAACTTCATTTTGACCTCGTTTCTCCCGAACGCCGCCTGTTCCAGGGCGATGTCGACATGGTGGTGGTCCCTGGCGAAGAGGGCGATTTCGGTGTCCTTCCGGGTCATGCGCCGGTGATGAGCGCGATCCGGTCCGGCGCGATTTCCGTCCATGACGGCTCCGATGTGCGCCGAACCTTCATTCATGGCGGTTTCGCCGAGGTCACGCCGGAAGGCCTGACCGTGCTCGCCGAGGAGGCCATCGATCTGGCGGCTGTTGATCGCGATCAACTGGCGAAGGACCTGACCGATGCGCGCGAGGATATCGGCCTCGCCCGCAATGATCTCGAACGCCAAGTCGCCGAAGCCAAACTTGCCAAGTTCGAGGCGCTGACCGAAGCGCTGAACGGCTGATCGACTTTCTCATCTCTCTCGGCCTGACAGATTTCATCGGCTTTGCCGGCGTCGCCTGCGTCCTGTTTGCCTATTTCTGGCAACAGACAAGGGGCGTGAGCGATGATGACTGGCGCCATCCGGTCATCAATGGTGTGGGTGCTGTGCTCTTGCTGATCTCTTTGATCTACAAGCCCAACCCGGCCTCTATCGCGATTGAATTTTCATGGTTTGCAATCAGCCTGATCGGGCTCGTCAGGGCGCTGAAGAATCGTCAGCGCGCGAAAGCGGAAAACGCCTCCACCACTTCTTCATAGACGGCACGTTTCCAGTCGATGATGAGCGGCGGAATATTCGCCAGCTTCTCCCATCGCCATTCGGCAAATTCCTGTGGCGGGACAGCCGTCAGATCGAAATCCGCGTCGCGTCCGGTGAACCGGAAGGCAAACCAGCGCTGTTTCTGGCCTTTCCATTTATAGCGTTTCTGGTCGGGCCGCGGCGGCAGGCCAGGCGGAAAATCATAGGCAATCCAGTGATCGATCGCGCCGAGAAGCTCCAGGAACTTAAGAATGCCCAGGAAGACCTTGGCGTCGCCAAATCCGATGTCGAAGTCAATCAGGCCCGCGAGCGCGTCGTCCGTCTTGAGGCTATGCGGAGTGCTGTCGCAAACTGAGCCGGCCCGCGCAGACTGACTAAATGAAGATTTTTCTATTCGGCCTTGCTGTCCGGAGCATGACAATGCGCCTTGCGCCAGGCGCTCGGCGTTTCGCCGGCCACATCGTTGAACGCCTTGTTGAAGTTGGAACGGGTCTGGAAGCCGCAATCGAGCATCAGCTCGACCAGCGGCCGGGCCGGATCTGCCTGAATAAGGCGCTGGGCCTCAGCGATGCGCCAGCCATTGATCCAGCGGCTGACGCTGACCCCGAAGCGGTCATTGACAGTCTCCGACACCGTGCGCTGCGGCAGGCCGAGCTGGCGCGCGAGGCGCGCCACGGTTAGCTCTGCGTCGAGCCAAGGACGCGTCTGGGACATATGGACCTCAAGCCGTTCCTGGACCTGCTCGGACCGTGCACCCCCGCGTTGGATCCGCGTCACAATCCAGCTCAAGGGACCGGTCTGGTTCAGGCTGGTCAGCACCAGATAGGCAAGGAAGAACAGGAAACCGGCCATCGTGAATACCAGGGCGCGTGACTGTCTCAGATTATCGCTTTCGGCCAGCTCGACCATGACGAGCCCATCGGCGAGTGCCATCAGGATGAGCCAGCCGCTCACCATGTATTTCCAGCGCCGAGCGGCGGGCAAGGCGGCCTTGATGTGGATCAGGCAGAGACCGCAATAGAGAACGAGGCTGAGAATGATGACCACGTCGAGATAGGCCCCGCTCCCGACAATTTGCCGTGCCAGGGCGAGGCCGGCCGGACCGGTGAGGTGGATCAGATCCCGCGCCGATGGCGTTTCGTCCGGCTGCGTGGTCGAGCGCAGATGCAGGTAGATGACCGGTGCAAGGGCCATCGCTAGGACCGGTCGCCACCAGACCAGTGGGTTACCGATCTCCATTACCGCCAGACTCGTTAGTAGATGCTGGGTCGCAAACAAGGCAAATACCACGGCCAAAAGCCTGTGTGCCAGTTTCGGCTCCGATCGCAGATTGGCCAGAAAGACGGCCATGATCGCCGAGAGTGCAGCGGAGATGTGGAGAACAGACAGCATCCAGACTTGATAAGGCGTCTCGGCCCCGTGGCCAAGATCACGTTTTGATCTGTCCTCAATCGCGTTTCAGGGCGCATGCGGGGCAAAACCCGGCTTTTCTGGCGTCACCGCAAAGGAGGCCCAAATGACTCATCCGCTCGCCCGTTCCCTTTTTGCCATTGCTACTTTCCTCGGCCTGGCTCTGACCCAACCGGCATTTTCGCTGTCGGATTCCGATGTCGATCTCGTGATTCTGAACGCGACCCTGATCAGCCCCGAGCGGGCCACGCCGCTACAGGATGCCTGGGTGAGAGTGAGTGGCGACCGCATTATTGAGGTTGGCAGCGGAGCCATTGATGTGGGCTCTGCGCAAGTGATTGACGCCAATCATGGATACCTGATCCCGGGTCTGATCGACAGTCATGTCCATCTCTATCATGCGACCGGATTGCGCGCCCGCTACACTGATGACCACGTCGCGCTCTACCGCGGCTATATGGAGCAACAGCCTCGCAGCTTCCTGTTCCACGGCTTCACCACCGTGATTGAACTCAATGCCGATGCGGAGACCAATGCCCGCTTCGAAGCTGCCCCGCTTCACCCCCATCTGGTCCATTGCGGCCAGGGGGTCGCACTGTCGGATGGCTTCATGGCGCTCGAACTCGAAGGCGTACCGATTGGGGATGCCTATCCCGGCTATCTGATCGATCACTATGCAGGTGGCCTCATCCCTGACGGCGCAGACCCCGCGGCGCACACGCCTGAGGCCGTTGTGGCGTCAGTTGTCGATCAGGGCGGCCAATGCATCAAGCTCTACTACGAAGAGGCCCTGTGGTGGCCTGAAGGCGCGCCAGCCTTCCGTTTGCCCTCGGTAGCGATCGTGCGTGACGTGGTTGCGGCAGCCCATGCGGCCGGCTTGCCGGTCCTGCTCCATGCGACCACGCCGGCTGGCTATGAGTTCGCCCTCCAGTCGGGTATCGATATTCTGGCCCACGGCATGTGGGAATGGACCGGCCAGTCTTTCACCGACCCCCAGCCCTCCGCGCGCACTGCGGAAATAGCCTGGCGCGTTGCCCATTCTCGCATTGCGGTGCAGCCGACCATTGAGACCATCCGAAATACGGCCAGCCTGTTTGACGCGTCCGTGCTAGCGGATACTGGCTGGGTCGATGCGGTGCCCGCGGCCTATCTCGACTATTTGCGCGGTGAGGCCCAGGTTCAGCGCGAGGATTTTATTGCCATGTTCGGCGCCACGACCGTCGAGGGGAGCGGCAGCGATGATATGGGCGCCGCGCAATCGGCATTTCTGAACCGGTATGAAAACCTGCTTTCGGGGATGTATGCCGAAAATTCCCGCCTCCTGTTCGGCACCGACACGGCCGTTGGCGGCTTCGGCTGGGCCTCCCCTCCTGGACTGGCAGGGTATTGGGAAATGCAGAACTGGGTCGATACTGGCATCACGCTCCAGTCCTTGTTCAGGGCGATGACGATCAATAATGCCGCTGCCTTTGGTCTGGGCAACGAGATTGGTACGATTGAGCCGGGGAAGCGCGCGGATCTCTTGATCCTCCGGTCCAGTCCGCTGCTTGATGTCGCGGCCTATAATCAGATCGATCGGGTAGTTCTGGCCGGCGAAGTGATCGAGCGGTCCAGCCTGTCCGCGCGCTAAATGGAGGTTCCAGATCACCAGGCGCTCGAAAGCCTAGCGCGCGAAAGCGGAAAACGCCTCCACCACTTCTTCATAGACGGCACGTTTCCAGTCGATGATGAGCGGCGGAATATTCGCCAGCTTCTCCCATCGCCATTCGGCAAATTCCTGTGGCGGGACAGCCGTCAGATCGAAATCCGCGTCGCGTCCGGTGAACCGGAAGGCAAACCAGCGCTGCTTCTGGCCTTTCCATTTATAGCGTTTCTGGTCGGGCCGCGGCGGCAGGCCAGGCGGAAAATCATAGGCAATCCAGTGATCGATCGCGCCGAGAAGCTCCAGCTGGTCCGGGCGCGCACCGGTTTCCTCATAGGCTTCGCGGCGGGCAGCCGCCTCGGCGTCTTCACCCTTATCCATGCCGCCTTGCGGGAATTGCCAGATATGCGGGCCGTCGACATCCGCGCGGCGGCCAATCCAGACAAGGCCTTCGGCATTGAACAACACGACGCCGGCATTGGCCCGGTGTTGCGGATAGGGGTCGTCCATCAATGGCTGCTGGATGAAGCGGTTTGCGATCCACCGCGTTCGGCCTGTTGCCGCGCCATGACGGCTGACGGCGGGGCCAGGGCGTAGCCACGCGCCTCGAGCCCTTCGGCCCAGCGGGCGACCTGATCGACGGTCGAGCGATAGGCGAATCCCGCCCCGACCGCGCTGCCATTCTGAAGCGCGAGCGCTTCCAGTGTCAGCAGGCGGTCATCCACCGCAGAAGGTGAGGGGTCTTCATCCAGCACACGATCGGCTATCCCCCACCGCGCACCGGCATTGCCGCCAGCGGCTTCAATCGTCGACCGGCGGCCCGTACCGTCATGCAGGAAAGAGACGCCGCGTTCTTCCAGTGTGGCCATCAGATGGCCGAGCGCCGGTTCGGACGTCGAAAAGCGCGCGCCGAGATAATTCGTCATCGCGAAATAGCCGGTCGCCTGACTCATCAGCCAGTAGAGGCGGCGCGAATTTTCCGAATTCGGCGCATCGGCGAGCAGCGTGTGCGGGCCCGGATCATTATTGGGATAATCAAAGGGCTCCATCGGTACCTCGATCAGCACTTCATGTCCGGCCGCCCGCGCCTGGTCGATCCAGCTTTGAAGATCGCGGGAATAGGGCGCAAAGCTGAGCGCGACTTCCGGCGGCAAGTCGTTGATGGCGGCCTCTGTCACGGCGCGGTTCAGCCCCATCCCGCCAATCACCACGGCAATCATCGGCATGTTGGGATCGCCATGCCAGGGACGGGCATAAGCCTGATCCGGGCGGGTGCCATCCGGACCAATGGCCGGCAGAGGCCCGGACGGTCCCGGCGTTGTGAGGCCGGTCAGCGGTGCGGTCACCAGCGCGTTCGGATTGGTCTGCCCCGCATGTTGGGCTTCTGCGTGAGCCGGATCCGAGCCATCCACCGGGGGTGTGGCTTCAAAGGTTTCCGGAACGCCGGACAGCGATGGCTCGATCTCGGTATCCGGCGAAGTAAATTCGACCGGACGGCGGATGTCGGCGATTTGCACGTCCTGAAGGGCCGGCTCGGGAATGGGGGCGAGAGCTTGCCGGGCGACCGGCGGACGGCCCGCAGGATCGCCGAGAAACGCAATCATCAACGCGCCAATGCCGAACAGCAGCGCGGCCCCCACCCCGGCGAGGGCAGGCGCTTTGAAGGCTTGTGTCGCGCTTGTTGTGTTTCCGCTCATCTTTACCCGGCGTGTCGGCCTGTCAGTCCGACCGAATCAATTCGATCGGACCTCTGGCTGATTGCTGCCCGCTGCCGGGTAAGAAAGGGTTAAGACGGGCGGCTGGACGACCGTTCTATTGCAGTGCGGCCTGTTCCCGCTCGGCCAGGCCTGCCAGAATCTGCAAGGCCCGCTCCAGCTGGAAATCGGTACCTTCATAGTCTTCGGGCGGCTGCTCGATCGTTGCGAGGTTTTCCGCTTCCCGCTCTGTTCCGTCTTCATTCTGAAGAGCACCATCCAGCGCGGATTCGCTGTAGCGGGCTTCGGCGCTCTCCTCGATCGGGCGGAATGCCACGAGCCAGTCCGGCACAATACCGGTGGCCTGAATGGAGCGGCCCGACGGGGTGTAGTAACGGCCCGTGGTCAGGCGCAGACCGCCATCACGACCGCCGCGCAGCGGGATCAGCGTCTGAACCGAGCCCTTGCCGAAGCTGGTGCGGCCAACAAGCGTCGCACGCTCGCGGTCCTGCAGGGCACCCGCAACGATTTCCGACGCACTCGCGGACCCTTCATTGATCAGCACGACCACCGGGGCCCCATTGATCATATCACCCGGACGGGCGTTGAAACGCTGGTTCTCGCCCGGATTGCGATAGCGTGTGGTCACGATCTCGCCGCCATCGAGGAAGGTGTCGGTGACGCCGACAGCCTGATCCAGAAGGCCACCCGGATTGAAACGCAAATCGACAATGACGCCCGGAATCGTGCCACCGAAAGCGTCCCGCATTTCAGCAATCGCCTCATGCAGTGTTTCTGTCGTGTGTTCATTGAAACCGGCAATGCGCAGATAGCCGAAGCCCTCTTCCTCACGCCAGGCCACGGTGCGCAGCGGAATGATTTCGCGCACCAGATTCAGATCGAAATCCTCTTCGCCCTCACGGGCAACGGTGATGGTGACCGGCGCGCCCACAGGGCCGCGCATCAGATCAACGGCTTCATCTGTCGAGAATCCGATGATGGACTCGCCATCAACGCCGATAATCTGATCGCCAGGCTGCAGTCCGGCACGGCCGGCGGGCGTGTCTTCATAGGGCGATACAATCGTGATGCGGTCATCGCGAACGGTAATTTCCATGCCGAGACCGCCATATTCGCCGCGCGTTGACACCTGCATGTCCTGGAAGCTGTCGGGAGAGAGATAGGAGGAGTGCGGGTCCAGACTTTCCAGCATGCCTTCAATGGCCGCTTCGATCAGCGCCGCGTCATCGACATCGGTGACATAATCCGACTCAATCCGGGACAGGACATCGCCGAACAATTCGAGCTGGCGATAAGTGTCTTCGCGGGAATTGTCGAAGCCTTCTGCGGAAACCGCGAGAGCACCGGCGCCAAGAGCGAAAGCAATAGCTGCTGCAATGAAATTCAAACGCATGATCTAACGAGTCCTTTTTATCTCGCCCGCATTATCCGGATTGCGATCTGACCCTTAACCAGGGCTCGGGGTCAACCGCTGTTTCTCCGCGCCGGATCTCCAGATACAAATCCGGTGCCACTTCATCATTACCGGGCATCTCCCCGATGGGCTCGCCCGCCAGAACCGACTGACCCGCCTCGGCATAGATGGAAGCTAGCCCAGCCAGCACAATATAGTAGTCATCGCCTGCACTCAGGATCAATAGTCCGTTATATGTATTAAATGACCCGGCGTATTCGATGCGCGCATCAAAGGGGGCGACAACCTGCCCTCCGGCGCGGGCACGAATCCGGATACCCTCCAGCGGTTCGTTATTCTCGTCATCCTGCCGGAAGCGCAGCACGATCGGCCCTTCTACAGGCGGCCGCAGCTCTCCGCGGCTATCGGCAAAGCGCAGCGTTTCAATCGGTGCCATGGCCGCGCGGGCCACGACCAGACCATCCTCGGGACGCAAGGCCGGGGCCGGAATATCGTCACCGCGGATCAGCCGTCTTGGATTAAAGCGGGGTGAAATTTCCGTCATCCCGCGCAGGGTTTCGAGTAATTGCCGCAAGGTGCGCGCCTGTTCACCGGCTGTGGCGGCGACATCGGCCAGCCGTTCGGCATCTCCCCGGCGGCGCGCTTCCAGCTGCCGGCGTTCGGCCAATAGCTGGCGGATCGTATCCTGGCGGGCACTCAGCTCCTGCTCGGTCGAGGCCAGATCCAGCCGCTCGGCTTCGACGGCCTCCCGCACGGCGCGTAAATTGTCGAGCTCCGCTGCGAGCGCGGCGGCCCGGTCCTGCAATTGAGGCGTGATGGCCGCCAGAAGGCTTGCGGCGCGCGCGGCTTCCTCGGCCTCGCC
Proteins encoded in this window:
- a CDS encoding divergent polysaccharide deacetylase family protein, whose translation is MSGNTTSATQAFKAPALAGVGAALLFGIGALMIAFLGDPAGRPPVARQALAPIPEPALQDVQIADIRRPVEFTSPDTEIEPSLSGVPETFEATPPVDGSDPAHAEAQHAGQTNPNALVTAPLTGLTTPGPSGPLPAIGPDGTRPDQAYARPWHGDPNMPMIAVVIGGMGLNRAVTEAAINDLPPEVALSFAPYSRDLQSWIDQARAAGHEVLIEVPMEPFDYPNNDPGPHTLLADAPNSENSRRLYWLMSQATGYFAMTNYLGARFSTSEPALGHLMATLEERGVSFLHDGTGRRSTIEAAGGNAGARWGIADRVLDEDPSPSAVDDRLLTLEALALQNGSAVGAGFAYRSTVDQVARWAEGLEARGYALAPPSAVMARQQAERGGSQTASSSSH
- a CDS encoding S41 family peptidase; protein product: MRLNFIAAAIAFALGAGALAVSAEGFDNSREDTYRQLELFGDVLSRIESDYVTDVDDAALIEAAIEGMLESLDPHSSYLSPDSFQDMQVSTRGEYGGLGMEITVRDDRITIVSPYEDTPAGRAGLQPGDQIIGVDGESIIGFSTDEAVDLMRGPVGAPVTITVAREGEEDFDLNLVREIIPLRTVAWREEEGFGYLRIAGFNEHTTETLHEAIAEMRDAFGGTIPGVIVDLRFNPGGLLDQAVGVTDTFLDGGEIVTTRYRNPGENQRFNARPGDMINGAPVVVLINEGSASASEIVAGALQDRERATLVGRTSFGKGSVQTLIPLRGGRDGGLRLTTGRYYTPSGRSIQATGIVPDWLVAFRPIEESAEARYSESALDGALQNEDGTEREAENLATIEQPPEDYEGTDFQLERALQILAGLAEREQAALQ
- a CDS encoding amidohydrolase family protein, producing the protein MTHPLARSLFAIATFLGLALTQPAFSLSDSDVDLVILNATLISPERATPLQDAWVRVSGDRIIEVGSGAIDVGSAQVIDANHGYLIPGLIDSHVHLYHATGLRARYTDDHVALYRGYMEQQPRSFLFHGFTTVIELNADAETNARFEAAPLHPHLVHCGQGVALSDGFMALELEGVPIGDAYPGYLIDHYAGGLIPDGADPAAHTPEAVVASVVDQGGQCIKLYYEEALWWPEGAPAFRLPSVAIVRDVVAAAHAAGLPVLLHATTPAGYEFALQSGIDILAHGMWEWTGQSFTDPQPSARTAEIAWRVAHSRIAVQPTIETIRNTASLFDASVLADTGWVDAVPAAYLDYLRGEAQVQREDFIAMFGATTVEGSGSDDMGAAQSAFLNRYENLLSGMYAENSRLLFGTDTAVGGFGWASPPGLAGYWEMQNWVDTGITLQSLFRAMTINNAAAFGLGNEIGTIEPGKRADLLILRSSPLLDVAAYNQIDRVVLAGEVIERSSLSAR
- a CDS encoding RNA pyrophosphohydrolase; protein product: MDDPYPQHRANAGVVLFNAEGLVWIGRRADVDGPHIWQFPQGGMDKGEDAEAAARREAYEETGARPDQLELLGAIDHWIAYDFPPGLPPRPDQKRYKWKGQKQRWFAFRFTGRDADFDLTAVPPQEFAEWRWEKLANIPPLIIDWKRAVYEEVVEAFSAFAR
- a CDS encoding murein hydrolase activator EnvC; translated protein: MWLPALILALQTAGDPPTPDPAEIERLEQEEDEAAERAEAARLEAEALAAEIVELQTRLVNAANRVSSSEQAALDIERRIDTLTTQEDAILERLLADREALIDVLAALQRIERGAPPALATSPGEAEEAARAASLLAAITPQLQDRAAALAAELDNLRAVREAVEAERLDLASTEQELSARQDTIRQLLAERRQLEARRRGDAERLADVAATAGEQARTLRQLLETLRGMTEISPRFNPRRLIRGDDIPAPALRPEDGLVVARAAMAPIETLRFADSRGELRPPVEGPIVLRFRQDDENNEPLEGIRIRARAGGQVVAPFDARIEYAGSFNTYNGLLILSAGDDYYIVLAGLASIYAEAGQSVLAGEPIGEMPGNDEVAPDLYLEIRRGETAVDPEPWLRVRSQSG